From Choloepus didactylus isolate mChoDid1 chromosome 19, mChoDid1.pri, whole genome shotgun sequence, one genomic window encodes:
- the LOC119515278 gene encoding LOW QUALITY PROTEIN: uncharacterized protein C20orf203 (The sequence of the model RefSeq protein was modified relative to this genomic sequence to represent the inferred CDS: inserted 1 base in 1 codon), which yields MMPTHQPRPWAPAGCSSPTRGPLSEKIWVGGEEGRGKLEAPGSGKVGSRDREVGKGPRGPMGRAXGMGGMPRTVRVGALTKPSPGWPGPQHGCRASPASALPGRAPAPLISKQQPLPDSSQSLFN from the exons ATGATGCCCACCCAccagcccaggccctgggcaCCAGCGGGCTGCTCCTCCCCAACCCGGGGGCCTTTATCGGAAAAGATTTGGgttggtggggaggaggggagggggaagttGGAGGCCCCGGGCTCAGGCAAGGTGGGTAGCAGAGATagggaagtggggaaggggccaAGGGGCCCcatggggaggg gggggatGGGAGGAATGCCCAGAACCGTCAGGGTGGGGGCGCTCACCAAGCCCTCTCCTGGCTGGCCTGGCCCCCAACATGGCTGCAGAGCGTCTCCTGCCTCGGCCTTGCCAGGCAGGGCGCCCGCACCTTTAATTAGCAAGCAGCAGCCTCTCCCCGATTCATCACAGTCACTGTTTAATTAG